The nucleotide window CACAACAACAACAATTCAAAGCGCAATTGGCAGGTTTCATTGGCGCACCTCGTAATTTGTCATGGAACGATGGGAACGTAACAACTTTGCTCGGGGAACTCACTCGTCAAGCTGCAGTAGCAGATCGTTTATCTCGAACAGGGACTCATGGAAATTCAGCACACTTAAGGACATTCATTGCTCACGCAACTGGTTTTGTAGGCACACCCGTGATCCCTCACATGGCAACTTTGCCTTGATGAAGCTCTTCCGCTAAACTAAGCTCACTCTTTCGCCAAATTTGTGAGCTTATTCAAGAACCAAAAATACGACCGTGTGCTTTTACTGGCGGTTTTGGCTTTAGTGCTCATTGGAGTGGTGATGATCACCTCGATTGGAGTACCCAAATCCATCCGACTGTCTGCCCCCGACTTGGCTTATGGGAACTGTGCCGATGCAGCCGTGGACTGCTATCTGATTTTGAAAAAACACGTGGTGCGGGCGGCTTTAGGTCTCGTGGCCATGCTCATTGCGTGGAAAATGCCCTACAAAGCATGGAAAACACTGGCTCCCCTTTTTTACATCGCGGGGGTGGCCTTGCTGGTTTACGTGCTCGCCGCTGGAGACGAAAATGGAACTTTTGCAAAGAGCTGGATCAATTTGCCCGCCCTGCCTTTCATCGACTCTGTACAGCCTTCTGAAATCGCTAAATTGGGACTGATCTTCTACCTCAGTTATTTTTTATCCGAAAAAATTTCCTACGAAAAACTTCAAGATTTTAAAGAAGGATTTTTAAAATTCGCACTCATCGCGGGGCTCATCATTGGGCTCATTGTATCCCAACCGGATGTGGGTTCCGCCATCATTTTGGCCGCCATCGCTGGAGTGATTTATTACATTGCAGGGGCGAACATAAAACACATCGCGGTGGTGCTGGGCATCGGAGCATTTTTTGCGCTCATTGCGTTCAGCACCCAAGACCACATCCAAACGCGCGTACAGGCCTTCTTTCAACCTGTTTCAGAGTGCGATGGAGAAGATTATTGCTGGCAAACCAAGCAAGCCAACATCGCCATTGGGAGCGGAGGATTTTGGGGCAAAGGACTCACGCAAGGCATTCAAAAATCCTTTTGGTTGCCCCAAGCCGTGGATGATTTTATTTTCGCAGCAACGGCAGAGGAATTGGGCTTCGTGCGCATGTCGCTCATTGTGCTTTTGTACGCGACGATTGCCTATCGCGGCTTTCAAATCGCGAGTCACGCTCCCAATAAATTCAGCATGCTGCTCGCCACGGGAATCAGCACCTGGATTACCATCCAAGCTTTCGTTAATATCATGGTGAACACCGCGCTGTTCCCCATCACGGGAATCACGCTGCCGTTCATGAGTTATGGAGGTTCTTCAATGGTGATGACTCTCTTTGCCATCGGGGTGCTGCTCAACATTTCACAAAGCTATGCAAAAAACGAATATAGTGCTGACAGGAGGAGGTACGGCCGGGCACGTTATACCCAACCTCGCTATAGCGGACGCTATTCGCGCCTTTGAACCCAAGGCCGCGCTCTTTTATTTGGGCTCTAAAAACGGCATTGAAAAGACGCTCGTCGCTCAGGCAGAAATCCCTTACACGGCCATTAGCACTGGAAAAATGCGGCGTTATTTTGATTTGCAAAATTTCTTGGATCTTTTTCGCATTCCTTGGGGAGTGGTGGAGGCGTGGTGGAAGCTCGGCTCCCTGCATCCTGCGGTCTTATTCAGCAAAGGGGGCTTCGTCGCCTTCCCAGTGGTTTTAGCGGCTTGGCTCAGACGTGTGCCCATTGTGATCCACGATTCAGATGCGATTCCGGGGCTGGCCACTCGGCTTTCGGCACCCTTCGCTCAAAAAATCATTTTGGCCCATGAAACAGCACACATGCATCTGACCGCTTACGAAAAAAAAATCGAAGTTGTGGGGAACCCTGTGCGACTTTCCCTTTACGAAGGCAGCATTAAAAAAGGACAAAAATGGACGGGCTTCACTGGCAAAAAACCCGTGCTGCTGGTGATGGGTGGAAGCAGCGGTTCGCAACAACTCAATACCTTGGTGGAAAAAGAAAAAAAACAATTATTGGAACATTTTGATGTGATCCACATCAGTGGGCAAACACGAAAGAAATTTCTTAAAGAAAAACATTGGATTGAATTTCCATACGTGGACAAAGGCATGAACGACCTCTACGCGCTCGCTTCGCTCGCGCTCACTCGTGCCGGCGCCAACACCCTGGCCGAATTGCATGCGCTTCAAATTCCTGCTCTGCTTTACCCGCTGGGCCGGCACGCGAGTCGTGGCGATCAAATCGCCAACGCCCAGGTCATGTGTCTGGAATCAGAGCTCTTTCAAATCGCCGATGAAACAGAAGCAGCTCTGCCACAATTGCTCACCTTACCTCTTCGCCCCGCAAAACATGTGACGAGCACCGTCACCGAAAAAATCGCATGGCAACTCCTTTCTTATTTCCATGACTGAATCGCATCCAACTCGTAAAAAAAAGACGAACCTTCGCCTCGGTTTTCAAGGCTGGTTCCTAACGCAGCCACACACTGGAATTGGTCGGCATTGCAAGGGTCTCATTGAAGCCTTGCTCCGCCAAAAGATGCAGCTCACGGTCTTGCTTCCCAAAGCCTTGCCAGCAGCAGAACTCCAGAGCATGGGCCTAAAAAAAACACAAGTTCACGTCATAAAACCGCTCGCTTTTCTGCCTCATCTCGGCCTGAAAAAATGGTTTTGGGAAAAGGTGCAAGTGCCTGCTTTTTTCTTCCACCTCAATGTGGATTGGGAATATTATCCCTACCCGTGCCCTTTGCCAAACGTCAGTCCTCACCGCCGGGCGATGACCGTTCACGATCTCATTTTGTGGAAAGATCCTCGCTATCAAGGCAATGCCCTGAAAAAAAAGTACCACCGTGAAGCCCGACGCACTCTCATTCACATGGATCAATTGTTCAGCGTCTCCAAGGCCACTCAGCATGAATTGGGCATCCCGGCAGCACTGCTTCTGCCCAATGCCGTAAAAATCCCTTCACCCGCTGCGCGGCCCTCAAAAACCCAAAAGAAGCATAAAGATCTGGTTTATTTGGGCGGCTATGAATTGCGTAAACGCGTGCCTTTGCTGGTGGAACGCTTTTTGGAGTACCATAAAAAGCATCCCGAATCTCGCCTGATTCTCGTTGGGGAGCCTCATCAAAAATCCAAACTGTATCCGGCTTTACCCAAGCATTCGGCATTGATTTCACTGGGCCCTAAATCCGATGCCGAGGCCTTTCAATTGCTGCAAAATGCCTTTGCATTTGTACATGCTTCTGACAGTGAAGGTTTCAATTTGCCTTTACTCGAAGCCATGCTCGCCGGCACCCCGGCCGTGGTCACCGATTTGCCCGTGAACCGAGAAGTGTCCAAAGAAACGGCGCTGTTTTGGAATCCCTCGAAAAAAAACGCGTTAGACGCTATACTGAAACCACTGGAAAACTCAGCTCAAAGACAAGCCCAAATCCATCGTCAAAAAAAAGCGGCTCAAACGTACTCTTGGGATCGCACCGCTCACCTTTTAATTCAAGCCTTAAGCTCGCATGAAAACTCCAAAAACACTGCGCTTTCCGGGACAAAAAAACAATGAAAAAATCCAGTTGCTCGTGCGCAAACATTGGATCATTGACGTAAAAATTTCGGCTATTTTTCTCATCATTGGAATTCTGCCTTTGCTCCTTGGAATTTGGTTTGGAGAAATCCTCTGGGCCTCCACTCATGGGACTGTTTTTTGGACTTATCTTTTAGTTTTTTTAGTTTACGCTTTATTCATTCTGCTTTTTGTTTACTTGCGTTGGCTGAATGAAGAATTGGACATTGTGATTGTGACCAACGAACGCATCATTTCTCACAATCAAATCGATCTTTTTCATCGACAAATTTCAGAAGCTTTGGTCGAGGATATTCAAGACATCAAAGGCATTGAACAGGGCCTACTAGGCCATCTCTTGCATTTTGGAGCCATGGAAATCACCACGTCTTCCAATCAACAATTTTTTGCCATCAAAAACATAGAGGATCCTCACGGCAACACTCGTGCTATGCTGGACGTGCGAGACCAATGCGCCATTCACTCCTAATCATGCCCAATTTCATCCTTTTCTTTGCCGGCCTATTCGTTCTTGCGTTCATCGCTTTGCTGTGGCTCAGACAAACTTTAATGCATCATTTGGATCAATTGAAGCACCACCAAGACATTTTAAAAAAAGACTTGGAAAAAGTCCGGGACTTAACGCCTTTTTTGTTGGAGGGCGCTCGAGAAGGGGAAGGGGTGACGGATGCATGGAATTTTTTGGTACAGAAAAGGGCCGCATTTCTAAACCCCAGCAGCTTGGCTCAAGACTTTGAATTTGAAAAAGACGTGCAACATTTCATTGCCAATTCTACTTTAAAAAACGTGATGTATTTAGAGGCCAAAAAGGATCTCACGGAATTGTTTAAACTCATCCAAGAACAAAAAGAAAAAATGAGTGTGCTGATTCAAAAATTCAATCATATAAGAAAGCAATTCCCCTATTCACTGGCTTCTGGTATCTTCGGCATCCGCGAAGTGAACCCTTTATGAAATACGCAATTCAAACCTACGGCTGCGCCATGAATTATTCCGACTCCGAGCGGGTGGCTAGCGTTTTGGAGCGCCTGGGCTATGTGGCCACCCAAGCTGCCAATGCTCAAGCTTCTCAGCCTGAAGCCTTCGACAGTGAAGCGGATGTGCTGGTACTCAACACTTGCAGTGTCAAACAAAAAGCCGAAGATCGAGTGTATGGACTGCGCAAAGTCATGGCCCGTCTGCACAAGGAAAACCCTCGCATAAAAATCGCCGTGACCGGCTGCATGATCAAAAAAACTTCCACTCAAAAAACTGCCCGTGACGAAGAAGGGGAGCTCATTGACGAACTGAAAAGTGAGCGTGATCCCATCCTCACCACCCTACCGGAAGTGGACATCGCTTTGCGCATTGAAGACGTGGCCAAGCTCCCCAACTTGCTGCAAGAAGTGGATCCAAATCTCAAGTTCAGCGACCAGCTCGACGAAGGCACTTTAGAAAATTATTTTCAAATCGCACCTAAAAAATCCACGAATTATTCAGTGTTTGTGCCCATCACCACGGGCTGCGACAAATTTTGTACTTACTGCATTGTCCCCTTCACTCGCGGCCGCGAAAAAAGCCGCGACTTTGATGAAATTCTTGCCGAATGCCAAAAACACGTGCAGGAAGGGGCGGTGGAAATCACGCTTGTAGGGCAAACGGTGAATTCTTATGGACTCAGTTTCAACGATAAAAAATCTGGCACGTTTGCTCGCTTCGGACTCAATGCCGCCGGAAAACCTTCCAGCCCCTTTGCCGCCTTGCTGCGCGAGGTGGACAGACTTTCCGAAAAAGGCCTCAAGCGCCTCCGCTTCACCTCGCCCCACCCTCGCGATTTTTCTGATGAACTCATTGAAACGCTCGCCAGTCTCAAAACAATTTGTCCCTACATCCATATGCCTGTGCAGTCCGGCGACGATGCCGTTTTGCGTCGCATGAATCGCAACTACCGCACACCCGAATACAAAGAAATCATGCACAAAATAAAGGCTGCCATTCCCGGTTGCGCCATCAGCACCGACATCATTGTGGGTTTCTGTGGCGAGACGGAGGAAGAATTTGAAAACACTTACAAAATGTACGAAGAAATGGAATGGGACATGTGCTTCCTTTCTCGTTATTCACCACGCAAAGGCACTTACTCACAGCGCACCCTACCCGACGACGTGAGCTACGATGAAAAGGCCACTCGCTGGCACCGCCTCAATGACTTGCTCACCCAAACGGCCGCCAAAAAACACGCGGCTTTCCTCGGCAAAACCGTAGAAGTTTTAGTCACCGAACAAATCGGACAAACCTGCCGTGGCCGCACACCCGAGTTCAAAGAAATCCAGTTCCGCAGTGGTCGCCCTCTCGTTGGAAAATTCGCAAATGTGCTCGTCACCGAAACCGCCGACTTTTACTTGAAAGGGGAATTGGCGTAAAGGTCACTTCATTTTTAAATATCCAAATAAAGCGACTTCAACTTCTTTGAGTTTTTTCTTTTTCAACTTTCCAAAAACACGACGAATGATACTCTTTTTTAAACTGATGATTTTACTGGGACGAATGTAAGATTGAACAGGCAAACTGCCCTGTGCCATATCGTGATCGTTCAATTTGATTTGATTTTTTTTAGAACTTTGACTGGTCACTGCGACCAAAATACAATCTTCGCCTTTCAGTGTTTTGTTGGAAACAACAAGAGCAGGGCGACTCTTTACTGCACTCAAGTCGCTGAAAGGGAAAGGAACGAGGACAAGATCTCCTTGCTGAAGTTTTATAGTCATTTTTGATCCAAATGGTTTTGATAAACATCGTCTGCATTTGTGGACCAAAAATCAAAACTCGATTCGGCCAAAGCATTAAAATCTTCCAAATCGTCCTCTAATACTTTGATTTCAATGGGCTTAAGGACAAAGCAATTGCTTTTCTCTTCCAACAAGCATTTTTGATGTTTGAATTTTCGCCTCTCCGAAACAGGAATGGTGATTTGTCCTTTGGGAGAAATGCTGAGGATATAAGAAGCCATAAAAGTAAAATTATTTTACATTTTTACTTTACACTTTTTTACTTTTCTAATCAATAAATAAAAGCAAGAATCGGATTGCTGAAAAACAAACAAACAATTAACCTGCAAACAGTTTTTATGAGCATGCAAAAAACATCCGACTTCAATCGCATCGCTAGGGCCATTGATTTTCTACAAAAGAATTTCAAAAACCAACCCAGCCTAGAAAAAATAGCAGCTCATGTGGGGCTTTCTTCTTTTCATTTTCAGAAATCATTCACCGAATGGGCTGGAGTAAGCCCAAAGAAATTCATACAATTTCTCAGTTTGGACCATGCAAAGAAACGGCTTGCCGCACAGGATGGCACACTAG belongs to Candidatus Peregrinibacteria bacterium and includes:
- a CDS encoding cell division protein FtsW is translated as MSLFKNQKYDRVLLLAVLALVLIGVVMITSIGVPKSIRLSAPDLAYGNCADAAVDCYLILKKHVVRAALGLVAMLIAWKMPYKAWKTLAPLFYIAGVALLVYVLAAGDENGTFAKSWINLPALPFIDSVQPSEIAKLGLIFYLSYFLSEKISYEKLQDFKEGFLKFALIAGLIIGLIVSQPDVGSAIILAAIAGVIYYIAGANIKHIAVVLGIGAFFALIAFSTQDHIQTRVQAFFQPVSECDGEDYCWQTKQANIAIGSGGFWGKGLTQGIQKSFWLPQAVDDFIFAATAEELGFVRMSLIVLLYATIAYRGFQIASHAPNKFSMLLATGISTWITIQAFVNIMVNTALFPITGITLPFMSYGGSSMVMTLFAIGVLLNISQSYAKNEYSADRRRYGRARYTQPRYSGRYSRL
- a CDS encoding UDP-N-acetylglucosamine--N-acetylmuramyl-(pentapeptide) pyrophosphoryl-undecaprenol N-acetylglucosamine transferase gives rise to the protein MQKTNIVLTGGGTAGHVIPNLAIADAIRAFEPKAALFYLGSKNGIEKTLVAQAEIPYTAISTGKMRRYFDLQNFLDLFRIPWGVVEAWWKLGSLHPAVLFSKGGFVAFPVVLAAWLRRVPIVIHDSDAIPGLATRLSAPFAQKIILAHETAHMHLTAYEKKIEVVGNPVRLSLYEGSIKKGQKWTGFTGKKPVLLVMGGSSGSQQLNTLVEKEKKQLLEHFDVIHISGQTRKKFLKEKHWIEFPYVDKGMNDLYALASLALTRAGANTLAELHALQIPALLYPLGRHASRGDQIANAQVMCLESELFQIADETEAALPQLLTLPLRPAKHVTSTVTEKIAWQLLSYFHD
- a CDS encoding glycosyltransferase, producing the protein MTESHPTRKKKTNLRLGFQGWFLTQPHTGIGRHCKGLIEALLRQKMQLTVLLPKALPAAELQSMGLKKTQVHVIKPLAFLPHLGLKKWFWEKVQVPAFFFHLNVDWEYYPYPCPLPNVSPHRRAMTVHDLILWKDPRYQGNALKKKYHREARRTLIHMDQLFSVSKATQHELGIPAALLLPNAVKIPSPAARPSKTQKKHKDLVYLGGYELRKRVPLLVERFLEYHKKHPESRLILVGEPHQKSKLYPALPKHSALISLGPKSDAEAFQLLQNAFAFVHASDSEGFNLPLLEAMLAGTPAVVTDLPVNREVSKETALFWNPSKKNALDAILKPLENSAQRQAQIHRQKKAAQTYSWDRTAHLLIQALSSHENSKNTALSGTKKQ
- the miaB gene encoding tRNA (N6-isopentenyl adenosine(37)-C2)-methylthiotransferase MiaB; its protein translation is MKYAIQTYGCAMNYSDSERVASVLERLGYVATQAANAQASQPEAFDSEADVLVLNTCSVKQKAEDRVYGLRKVMARLHKENPRIKIAVTGCMIKKTSTQKTARDEEGELIDELKSERDPILTTLPEVDIALRIEDVAKLPNLLQEVDPNLKFSDQLDEGTLENYFQIAPKKSTNYSVFVPITTGCDKFCTYCIVPFTRGREKSRDFDEILAECQKHVQEGAVEITLVGQTVNSYGLSFNDKKSGTFARFGLNAAGKPSSPFAALLREVDRLSEKGLKRLRFTSPHPRDFSDELIETLASLKTICPYIHMPVQSGDDAVLRRMNRNYRTPEYKEIMHKIKAAIPGCAISTDIIVGFCGETEEEFENTYKMYEEMEWDMCFLSRYSPRKGTYSQRTLPDDVSYDEKATRWHRLNDLLTQTAAKKHAAFLGKTVEVLVTEQIGQTCRGRTPEFKEIQFRSGRPLVGKFANVLVTETADFYLKGELA
- a CDS encoding type II toxin-antitoxin system PemK/MazF family toxin, giving the protein MTIKLQQGDLVLVPFPFSDLSAVKSRPALVVSNKTLKGEDCILVAVTSQSSKKNQIKLNDHDMAQGSLPVQSYIRPSKIISLKKSIIRRVFGKLKKKKLKEVEVALFGYLKMK